One genomic segment of Helicobacter enhydrae includes these proteins:
- the murJ gene encoding murein biosynthesis integral membrane protein MurJ codes for MLKKAFLTNSSGILLSRILGFLRDIMMAYILGAGIYTDIFTTASRLPNLFRRVFAEGAFTQSFFPSFVSSKHKGVFLAGIFVIFCGIIMILSLIVMVFTPTITKLLASGFSDTEIAIATPIVAINFWYLILIFCATFFSVILQYKHIFWVGSYSSALLNLAMILALFYARDEEDLMIIYTLSYGVLIGGVAQIALHFYPLYAHGLLRLLALGFKKSKILFSRTQAAAYRQEIRHFFKQFIPAIIGGSTIPILSFIETTIASQLGAGSISYLYYANRIFQLPLALFAIAISTALFPLVAKAIKNQEQTQALKAMKNAFWFLCITLCVCTLGGIMLKDEIIWLLFERGSFGKQDTQIVANVFACYLIGLLPFGLSRIFSLWLYSHHLQGKAAKFSVIALASGTAIAIASYQTFGVLGIAFSSSCAGFILLFLNAKAIGKENFLSIIAHKKALMILPIILLLEGLILYGFKLLIQGYIQ; via the coding sequence TTGCTGAAAAAAGCATTTTTGACAAATAGCAGTGGGATTTTACTCTCTAGAATATTGGGGTTTTTACGCGATATTATGATGGCATATATTCTTGGTGCTGGAATCTATACAGATATTTTTACCACAGCCTCAAGACTTCCAAATCTTTTTCGCAGGGTTTTTGCAGAAGGGGCATTCACTCAAAGCTTTTTTCCTTCTTTTGTATCCTCCAAACACAAGGGGGTGTTTCTCGCAGGAATTTTTGTCATTTTCTGCGGAATCATTATGATTCTCTCCCTCATTGTGATGGTTTTCACGCCAACAATCACCAAATTGCTTGCCTCAGGTTTCAGCGATACAGAGATTGCGATTGCCACACCCATTGTTGCGATCAATTTTTGGTATCTGATTTTGATTTTTTGTGCGACTTTTTTTAGTGTGATTTTGCAATACAAACATATCTTTTGGGTCGGCTCATATAGCAGTGCCTTGCTAAATCTTGCAATGATTTTGGCTTTGTTTTATGCAAGAGATGAAGAGGATTTGATGATCATTTATACTTTGAGCTATGGAGTGCTAATCGGTGGGGTTGCACAAATAGCATTGCATTTTTATCCACTCTACGCACACGGACTTTTGAGACTCCTTGCTCTTGGATTCAAAAAAAGCAAGATCCTATTTTCAAGAACACAAGCAGCAGCCTATAGACAAGAGATACGCCATTTTTTCAAGCAGTTTATCCCCGCAATCATTGGAGGCTCCACAATCCCAATCCTCTCATTCATTGAAACCACGATCGCCTCTCAACTTGGGGCAGGGAGCATTTCATATTTGTATTATGCCAATCGTATTTTTCAGCTTCCTCTAGCCCTGTTTGCGATCGCTATTTCAACGGCACTTTTTCCACTTGTCGCCAAAGCCATCAAAAATCAAGAGCAAACTCAAGCACTCAAAGCAATGAAAAATGCTTTTTGGTTTTTATGTATCACGCTTTGTGTCTGCACTTTGGGGGGCATTATGCTCAAAGATGAAATCATTTGGCTTCTTTTTGAGCGAGGATCATTTGGCAAACAAGACACCCAAATCGTTGCCAATGTGTTTGCCTGTTACCTCATCGGACTGCTACCCTTTGGGCTTAGTAGGATATTCTCACTTTGGCTCTATTCGCACCACCTACAAGGCAAGGCTGCCAAATTTTCTGTGATTGCATTGGCTTCTGGCACGGCTATCGCGATTGCCTCATACCAAACCTTTGGGGTTTTGGGGATCGCGTTTTCTAGCTCTTGTGCAGGTTTTATACTTTTGTTTCTCAATGCCAAAGCCATTGGCAAAGAAAACTTTTTGAGTATAATCGCACACAAAAAAGCCCTGATGATTTTGCCCATAATTTTATTGTTAGAAGGTTTGATTCTCTATGGTTTTAAGCTCCTCATTCAAGGATATATTCAATGA
- the cysS gene encoding cysteine--tRNA ligase has product MIKIFDSVKKTKLPFQPIMPDQVKMYVCGPTVYDDSHLGHARSAIVFDLWRRLFLAMGYKVIFARNFTDIDDKIIKKHLESKQSVQEITSHYIQRYLDDMQQIGVLPPDLEPKATQNLDAMQKMIQTLLDQGYAYQTENGDIYLDSSKDDSYGSLSHRTQELENISRLQTDTHKRSERDFVLWKSYKGATDIGYPSPFGKGRPGWHIECSAMIEEHLAYSIGEYGIDIHGGGADLLFPHHENEASQTRCATKRELAKYWLHNGFVRISGEKMSKSLGNSFFLKDILKLHHGEVVRNYLLGTHYRAHFDFDGDDLLQSKKRLDKIYRLKKRLKDSVPSKTDEHFSKSLLLALCDDLNISQALSLIEQMIKESNDALDQNPKNNQLKSTILANLELIGLVIGIGTLQADAYFQLGVSQEQQEWIATQIQLRQEAKANKNYALADEIRERLKNQGIILSDTPTATIWEKISQ; this is encoded by the coding sequence ATGATAAAGATTTTTGATAGTGTCAAAAAAACAAAACTCCCTTTCCAGCCCATAATGCCCGATCAAGTCAAAATGTATGTGTGTGGTCCAACGGTTTATGATGATAGTCATTTGGGACACGCAAGGAGTGCTATTGTGTTTGATTTGTGGCGTAGATTGTTTTTGGCGATGGGCTACAAAGTCATTTTTGCTAGGAATTTCACAGACATTGATGACAAAATCATCAAAAAACACCTTGAGAGCAAACAAAGCGTCCAAGAAATCACATCCCACTACATCCAAAGATACCTTGATGATATGCAACAAATAGGCGTTTTGCCTCCAGATCTTGAGCCCAAAGCGACACAAAATCTCGATGCGATGCAAAAAATGATACAAACCCTTCTTGATCAAGGCTATGCCTACCAAACAGAAAATGGAGATATTTATTTAGATAGTAGCAAAGATGATTCTTATGGATCGCTCAGCCATCGCACACAAGAGCTTGAAAACATATCAAGATTACAAACGGACACACACAAACGCTCTGAACGCGATTTTGTTTTGTGGAAAAGCTACAAAGGCGCAACAGATATTGGTTATCCTAGCCCATTTGGCAAAGGAAGACCCGGTTGGCATATCGAATGCTCTGCGATGATTGAAGAACATCTTGCATACTCTATCGGAGAATATGGGATCGATATTCACGGAGGGGGGGCGGACTTGCTATTTCCTCATCACGAAAACGAAGCCTCACAAACACGCTGTGCGACCAAAAGAGAACTAGCCAAATATTGGCTACACAATGGTTTTGTTAGAATCAGTGGAGAAAAAATGAGCAAAAGTCTAGGCAATAGCTTTTTTCTCAAAGACATCCTCAAGCTACATCACGGCGAAGTTGTGCGTAATTATTTGCTAGGGACTCACTATCGTGCGCATTTTGATTTTGATGGTGATGACTTACTGCAAAGCAAAAAAAGACTTGACAAAATCTATCGTCTCAAAAAACGCCTCAAAGATTCTGTGCCATCAAAGACTGATGAACACTTTAGTAAATCCTTGCTTCTTGCACTCTGCGATGATTTGAACATCTCTCAAGCTCTTAGCCTCATAGAACAAATGATCAAAGAAAGCAACGACGCACTAGATCAAAACCCAAAAAACAACCAACTCAAATCAACCATATTGGCAAACTTAGAACTCATTGGACTTGTTATTGGGATTGGCACACTTCAAGCTGATGCCTATTTCCAACTAGGGGTCTCACAAGAACAACAAGAATGGATTGCCACACAAATCCAACTCCGACAGGAAGCAAAAGCAAACAAAAATTACGCTCTTGCTGATGAGATTCGTGAGCGATTAAAAAATCAAGGGATTATTCTATCAGACACCCCCACTGCAACAATCTGGGAGAAAATCTCCCAGTAA
- a CDS encoding YceI family protein, which yields MNKLLCAFALIANLCLAGSLDMSGAKIEWKGFKFANKTAVKGSFSNVSFVFPKNGATLKDALVGATAKINLKNVVTGNPASEKNLTEAFFLKFEGANITAKIEDVMEGEKQGTLLLKVRMNKATQFVPMQYVLTDDGFVANGVIELKNFKLQKAFESLQEACGAMHKNFTWSQVEISLVIPNK from the coding sequence GTGAATAAACTTTTGTGTGCGTTTGCATTGATTGCCAATCTGTGTTTGGCAGGTAGTTTGGATATGAGTGGGGCAAAGATTGAGTGGAAAGGGTTTAAGTTTGCCAACAAAACCGCTGTAAAGGGGAGCTTCTCCAATGTGAGCTTTGTGTTTCCAAAAAATGGTGCAACTCTCAAAGATGCGTTGGTGGGGGCAACGGCAAAAATCAATCTAAAGAATGTGGTAACAGGCAATCCTGCCTCTGAGAAAAATCTCACCGAAGCGTTCTTTTTGAAGTTTGAAGGTGCCAATATCACAGCAAAGATTGAAGATGTGATGGAGGGAGAGAAACAAGGCACATTGCTTTTGAAAGTCAGAATGAACAAAGCAACGCAATTTGTCCCAATGCAATATGTTTTGACAGATGATGGATTTGTGGCAAATGGTGTGATTGAGCTAAAAAACTTCAAGCTTCAGAAAGCTTTTGAGAGTTTGCAAGAAGCGTGTGGGGCAATGCACAAAAACTTCACTTGGTCACAAGTTGAGATTTCTCTAGTGATTCCCAACAAATAG
- a CDS encoding 3'-5' exonuclease, translating into MICVFDIETIPDIQLLQEQFGFQGSPIEICNQAFAQQEERTGSTFLPIAFHKIISIAAVFCDDYGKFEKIGVFGRKHQITEENIEKVTLGEFLKWFNKANPKLVSFNGRNFDIPTLMLRAMKYNLESLAYFEQDNPTHNKSKWENYRQRYSERFHTDLLDSLGHYGSVRGLKLDDVASLCGLPGKYDICGGDVYDLYYQQNALQKIDEYCQSDVLNTYWIYLKYEILKGNLTLADYINILQLWLEKLPQDKGYSQIFITKIQNEIERCLA; encoded by the coding sequence ATGATTTGCGTTTTTGATATTGAGACTATTCCAGACATTCAATTACTCCAAGAGCAGTTCGGATTTCAAGGCTCACCCATAGAAATCTGCAATCAAGCTTTTGCACAGCAAGAAGAGAGGACAGGTAGCACATTTCTGCCCATCGCATTCCACAAAATCATCAGCATTGCTGCAGTCTTTTGTGATGATTATGGCAAATTTGAAAAAATCGGTGTCTTTGGACGCAAACACCAAATCACCGAAGAAAATATCGAAAAGGTTACATTGGGAGAGTTTTTGAAATGGTTCAACAAAGCCAACCCCAAACTAGTGAGCTTCAATGGGAGAAACTTCGACATCCCCACGCTAATGCTCCGTGCAATGAAATACAACCTAGAATCTCTAGCTTATTTTGAGCAGGACAATCCAACGCACAACAAAAGCAAGTGGGAAAATTATCGCCAAAGATACAGCGAGAGATTCCACACAGATCTACTAGATTCTCTAGGACACTATGGCAGTGTGAGGGGCTTGAAACTCGATGATGTTGCCTCTCTATGTGGTTTGCCCGGCAAATATGACATCTGCGGTGGGGATGTTTATGATCTCTATTATCAGCAAAATGCACTACAAAAAATTGACGAATATTGCCAAAGCGATGTGCTCAACACTTATTGGATTTATTTGAAATACGAAATCCTCAAAGGAAACCTAACACTAGCAGACTACATAAACATTTTGCAATTATGGCTAGAAAAGCTACCGCAAGACAAGGGTTATTCGCAAATATTCATCACAAAAATCCAAAATGAGATAGAGCGATGTCTAGCTTAG
- a CDS encoding chemotaxis response regulator CheY, with translation MKLLVVDDSSTMRRIIKNTLQRLGYEDILEAENGVEAWDLLDKNPSVNVLITDWNMPEMNGLELVKKTRADSRFTDIPIIMITTEGGKAEVIIAIKAGVNNYIVKPFTPQVLKEKLEAVLGINEA, from the coding sequence TTGAAATTACTTGTAGTAGATGACAGCTCAACAATGAGAAGAATCATCAAGAACACCTTGCAGAGATTGGGCTACGAAGATATTTTGGAAGCAGAAAACGGCGTAGAGGCTTGGGATCTTTTGGATAAAAATCCGTCTGTTAATGTTTTGATTACAGATTGGAATATGCCAGAAATGAACGGACTAGAGTTAGTTAAAAAAACAAGAGCAGATTCTAGATTCACAGACATTCCTATCATTATGATTACAACAGAAGGTGGGAAAGCAGAAGTGATTATTGCTATCAAAGCAGGGGTTAATAACTACATTGTAAAACCATTCACACCACAGGTTTTGAAAGAAAAGCTAGAAGCAGTTCTAGGTATCAATGAAGCATAA
- the prmA gene encoding 50S ribosomal protein L11 methyltransferase — translation MKHNSSSFYFEILVEPYSFEDIFVDFIVEHIQDCVEQLATPYHLVSQNEDISSFNLATFFAPQEQQFTQILIRTTQDPQSILKTLQNFCTLTSERVGEKIDFGFGFKKCRDQDWIRAYQQSVDPVSVGAFYIHPSWHKSAEELGLDLKDMLIDPALAFGSGHHASTSMCLELLSTMNIADQSLLDVGCGSGILSLAASMLGAEVEICDTDPFAIEESFKNFKLNAQTPPHAWVGSISQSTKSYDCIVANIVAEILINLYDDFNQHLKIGGILILSGILDKYKQNVLECFRNFEIQEILQKQEWVTLKLAKVK, via the coding sequence ATGAAGCATAACTCTTCCTCATTTTATTTTGAGATCCTAGTTGAGCCTTATAGCTTTGAAGATATATTTGTAGATTTTATCGTCGAACATATTCAAGATTGTGTTGAGCAACTTGCAACACCTTACCACTTGGTAAGTCAAAACGAGGATATTTCCTCATTTAATCTTGCTACTTTTTTTGCTCCACAAGAGCAACAATTCACCCAAATCCTCATACGAACCACACAAGATCCTCAATCCATTCTCAAAACCTTGCAAAATTTCTGCACACTCACATCAGAGAGAGTGGGAGAAAAGATTGATTTTGGATTTGGATTCAAAAAGTGCAGAGATCAGGACTGGATTAGAGCATACCAACAAAGCGTCGATCCGGTGAGTGTAGGTGCATTTTATATCCATCCATCTTGGCACAAAAGTGCAGAGGAGCTTGGCTTGGATCTAAAAGATATGCTGATTGATCCTGCTTTGGCTTTTGGATCTGGTCATCACGCAAGTACTTCAATGTGCCTTGAGCTTCTCTCTACAATGAATATAGCAGATCAATCTCTCCTTGATGTTGGTTGTGGGAGTGGTATCTTGAGCCTTGCTGCAAGTATGCTAGGAGCAGAAGTTGAGATCTGTGATACAGACCCCTTTGCCATTGAAGAAAGTTTCAAAAATTTCAAGCTAAACGCCCAAACTCCTCCACACGCTTGGGTGGGTTCAATTTCTCAAAGCACCAAAAGCTATGATTGCATTGTTGCAAATATTGTTGCAGAAATTCTCATCAATCTCTATGATGATTTCAACCAACACCTCAAAATAGGAGGCATTTTGATACTATCTGGGATTTTGGACAAATACAAACAAAATGTATTAGAATGTTTTCGTAACTTTGAGATACAAGAAATTCTACAAAAACAAGAGTGGGTAACCTTAAAACTTGCCAAAGTTAAGTAA
- the ftsH gene encoding ATP-dependent zinc metalloprotease FtsH translates to MNQKQPNDKKPLSKNPIIVVAILTLVAMIVFRYLSPSNGALTDKVGQITTTKDVDYSELKQMIKNKEVDAVSIGQTLIKAASSQTKTLYVAKKVADSSLVGLLDENHIPYSGFSEENIFSDVLSWVMPFLLLILFWMFISSRMQKSMGNGIFNMGSARKLVNAEKPNVKFDDMAGNEEAKEEVVEIVDFLKHPDRYTLLGAKIPRGVLLVGPPGTGKTLLAKAVAGEANVPFFSMSGSSFIEMFVGMGASRVRDLFAMAKKDAPSIIFIDEIDAIGKSRAAGGIVSGNDEREQTLNQLLAEMDGFGSESAPVIVLAATNRPEILDPALLRPGRFDRQVLVDRPDYKGRIEILKVHIKAIKPARDVDLNEIAKMTVGLAGADLANIINEAALLAGRMNKTEVSQKELKEAVERGIAGLEKKSRRVNKKEKEIVAYHESGHAVIAALTKGADQVNKVSIIPRGMAALGYTLNFPQDENKYLHQKHELMAEVDVLLGGRAAEEVFLEEISTGASNDLERATDILRRMASYYGMTDVSGLMVLEKSRNQFLGGGRGESEYSEQTAEKLDHFIQTTLNERFESVKQTLRDYKEAIQIMTEELLEKEVIDGARVREILKTYEEKYSLPTRLVILEEK, encoded by the coding sequence ATGAATCAAAAACAACCAAATGACAAAAAACCTTTGAGCAAAAACCCCATCATTGTAGTTGCAATCCTTACACTAGTTGCAATGATTGTGTTCCGCTATCTTTCTCCAAGCAATGGAGCATTGACAGACAAAGTGGGGCAAATCACAACCACAAAAGATGTCGATTATTCTGAGCTTAAGCAGATGATCAAAAACAAAGAGGTGGATGCTGTAAGCATTGGTCAAACCCTAATCAAAGCCGCATCTAGCCAAACCAAAACGCTCTATGTCGCCAAAAAAGTTGCAGACAGCTCACTAGTAGGACTCCTTGATGAAAACCACATTCCCTATAGTGGCTTCAGCGAGGAAAATATATTCAGTGATGTATTGAGCTGGGTGATGCCATTTTTGTTGCTCATCTTGTTTTGGATGTTTATTTCAAGTCGTATGCAAAAAAGCATGGGCAATGGAATCTTCAATATGGGAAGTGCTAGAAAACTTGTCAATGCAGAGAAGCCAAATGTGAAATTTGATGATATGGCAGGAAATGAAGAGGCAAAAGAAGAAGTGGTGGAGATTGTAGATTTTCTCAAACATCCCGATCGCTACACGCTTTTGGGTGCCAAGATCCCAAGAGGTGTTTTGCTTGTGGGACCTCCCGGAACGGGCAAAACGCTTTTGGCAAAGGCTGTTGCAGGTGAAGCCAATGTGCCATTTTTCTCGATGAGTGGGAGTAGCTTCATTGAAATGTTTGTGGGAATGGGAGCAAGTCGTGTGCGTGATTTGTTTGCGATGGCAAAAAAAGATGCACCAAGCATTATATTTATTGATGAGATTGATGCGATTGGGAAAAGTCGTGCAGCGGGGGGCATTGTGAGCGGAAATGATGAGAGAGAGCAAACCCTCAATCAATTATTGGCAGAAATGGATGGCTTTGGTAGCGAATCAGCACCCGTGATAGTCCTAGCCGCCACCAATCGTCCTGAGATCCTAGATCCTGCACTCTTGCGTCCGGGAAGATTTGATCGCCAAGTCCTTGTGGATCGACCCGATTACAAAGGAAGGATCGAAATCCTCAAAGTGCATATCAAAGCGATCAAACCTGCAAGAGATGTGGATCTCAATGAAATTGCCAAAATGACCGTTGGACTTGCTGGAGCAGATTTGGCAAACATCATCAATGAGGCAGCACTTCTAGCAGGAAGAATGAACAAAACAGAAGTCTCTCAAAAAGAACTCAAAGAAGCTGTAGAAAGAGGGATCGCAGGTCTTGAGAAAAAATCTAGACGCGTCAATAAAAAAGAAAAAGAGATTGTAGCCTATCACGAGAGTGGGCACGCAGTGATTGCAGCACTCACAAAGGGAGCAGATCAAGTCAATAAAGTATCAATCATTCCGCGAGGAATGGCGGCTCTTGGATATACACTCAACTTTCCGCAAGATGAGAACAAATACCTACACCAAAAACACGAGCTGATGGCTGAAGTTGATGTGCTTTTGGGGGGCAGAGCGGCTGAAGAAGTGTTTCTTGAGGAGATTAGCACAGGTGCAAGTAATGATTTGGAACGCGCTACAGATATTTTGCGTAGAATGGCAAGCTATTATGGGATGACTGATGTGAGCGGTCTAATGGTGCTAGAAAAATCAAGGAATCAATTTTTGGGTGGCGGAAGAGGCGAGAGTGAATATAGTGAGCAAACTGCAGAAAAACTCGATCACTTTATCCAAACAACACTCAACGAACGCTTTGAGAGTGTCAAGCAAACATTGAGAGATTATAAAGAGGCGATTCAAATAATGACTGAGGAATTGCTAGAAAAAGAGGTGATTGATGGTGCTAGGGTGAGGGAAATTCTCAAAACTTATGAAGAAAAATATTCTTTGCCCACAAGACTTGTTATACTTGAAGAAAAATAG
- a CDS encoding phosphatidylserine decarboxylase — protein sequence MNLQTFYITQSGFKICITLLFALLLTLLFEYNILAFLITTCLVFCLFIFRNPERSDKHISQDAFLAPIDGIIENILSQNQETIIVVKTGILDAGVVRAPYTSDTYEINKTNGIPLYFSTSKHHLAPHFYLKTPNFSIDVQQELLSTIPFDPIMPTLERNERIGFLKCGISTISVKNLKIQVNIGDKIRGGESILGYINEN from the coding sequence ATGAATCTGCAGACATTTTACATTACGCAAAGTGGCTTCAAAATCTGCATCACCCTTCTCTTTGCGCTATTATTGACATTGTTATTTGAATACAATATCTTGGCTTTTTTGATTACAACATGTCTTGTGTTTTGTTTGTTTATTTTTAGAAACCCCGAACGCTCTGATAAGCATATTTCACAAGATGCTTTTCTTGCACCCATCGATGGAATCATTGAAAACATTTTGAGTCAAAATCAAGAAACAATCATTGTGGTCAAAACTGGCATATTGGATGCAGGAGTTGTGCGTGCACCATATACTTCTGACACCTATGAGATCAACAAGACCAATGGCATACCACTTTATTTTTCCACTTCCAAACACCACCTAGCTCCGCACTTTTATCTCAAAACTCCAAATTTTTCTATCGATGTCCAACAAGAGCTACTATCCACAATCCCCTTTGATCCAATAATGCCGACACTTGAACGCAATGAGAGGATTGGGTTTTTGAAATGTGGGATTAGCACCATTAGCGTCAAAAACCTCAAGATTCAAGTCAATATTGGTGACAAAATTAGAGGTGGAGAAAGCATTTTAGGATACATCAATGAAAATTAA
- the pssA gene encoding CDP-diacylglycerol--serine O-phosphatidyltransferase has translation MKINPLYVLPNAFTAGSIFLAIISIISSAKEDFTLACWAIVASMILDGLDGRVARLTNTSSKFGVEFDSLADIVAFGVAPAMLVYFYIGQYYGRFGLVVCALFVIFGAIRLARFNITTHSEPNFFIGLPIPSAAVILVTWILFNQDYTIFEQPKVVHNALDNSLDILIGNPNALGYISLSCVLLVGVLMVSNIRYPSFKAMTWNLKTFIVLLLLCGILIYRPIEFLTFFMSGYVIYGLGRWAFLLTKIRRS, from the coding sequence ATGAAAATTAACCCCCTTTATGTTTTGCCCAATGCCTTCACTGCTGGGAGCATTTTTTTAGCCATTATTAGTATTATCTCCTCAGCCAAAGAGGATTTTACATTGGCGTGTTGGGCAATTGTTGCCTCGATGATTTTGGATGGACTTGATGGGCGTGTAGCACGACTCACCAATACTTCAAGTAAGTTTGGAGTAGAGTTTGATTCTTTGGCTGACATTGTGGCTTTTGGTGTTGCACCTGCAATGCTAGTTTATTTTTATATAGGTCAATATTATGGGCGTTTTGGACTAGTTGTCTGTGCTTTGTTTGTCATCTTTGGAGCGATCCGTCTTGCCCGTTTCAATATCACAACGCATTCAGAGCCAAACTTTTTTATCGGACTGCCCATTCCTTCTGCTGCTGTGATTTTGGTAACTTGGATTTTGTTCAATCAAGATTACACTATCTTTGAACAACCCAAAGTCGTGCATAATGCTTTGGATAATAGCCTCGACATCCTCATTGGCAATCCCAATGCACTGGGCTACATTTCGCTAAGCTGTGTTTTGCTTGTAGGGGTTTTGATGGTAAGCAATATTAGATACCCATCTTTCAAAGCGATGACTTGGAATCTCAAAACCTTCATAGTGCTTCTCTTGCTATGTGGGATTCTCATCTATCGTCCGATAGAGTTCCTCACCTTTTTTATGAGTGGCTATGTGATTTATGGACTTGGGCGTTGGGCATTTTTGCTCACAAAAATTAGAAGATCCTAG
- a CDS encoding sulfite exporter TauE/SafE family protein yields MFLVWIALGIVSGIGSGLFGIGGGTIILPTLMLMGYDIQYAIGISMVQMIFASFVGSYINYKKGLIPLRNGIILGFGGMIGSSLSGPIVQFLGSLWLNIAFLCCTFISFYKYFFTQPKHTSTARVSQPTQLLILWLAGILTGMFSSSLGIGGGLILVPILGYFLGLDSKKAVPLSLFFIALSSISGALSLYHSGFVHLQTGIIIGLCSAIGVLLGLTIASRITSKTHKTLLLFVYLFAIISTSFKLF; encoded by the coding sequence ATGTTCTTAGTTTGGATTGCTTTAGGCATTGTTTCAGGCATTGGCTCTGGTCTTTTTGGCATAGGTGGTGGCACAATCATTCTTCCCACACTAATGCTGATGGGTTATGACATTCAATATGCCATTGGCATTTCAATGGTACAAATGATTTTTGCAAGTTTTGTGGGATCATACATCAATTACAAAAAAGGCTTGATCCCTTTACGCAATGGAATCATTTTGGGTTTTGGTGGAATGATTGGCTCAAGCCTAAGCGGTCCTATCGTGCAATTTCTCGGCTCTCTTTGGCTCAATATCGCTTTTTTGTGTTGCACTTTTATTTCGTTTTATAAATATTTTTTCACACAACCCAAACACACATCCACCGCTAGAGTGTCCCAACCAACACAACTGCTCATCTTGTGGTTGGCAGGTATTCTCACAGGCATGTTTTCTTCAAGTCTTGGGATTGGTGGAGGATTGATACTTGTGCCAATTCTTGGCTATTTTCTTGGTCTTGATTCCAAAAAAGCCGTGCCACTCAGTCTGTTTTTTATTGCTCTATCCTCAATTTCTGGAGCATTAAGCTTGTATCATTCAGGTTTTGTGCATTTGCAAACAGGAATCATCATCGGACTATGCTCTGCGATTGGGGTTTTGCTTGGGCTAACTATTGCCTCTAGAATCACTTCAAAAACGCACAAAACTTTATTATTGTTTGTCTATCTTTTTGCCATCATCAGCACTTCATTTAAGCTTTTCTAG
- a CDS encoding PulJ/GspJ family protein has product MKCFINTKSTSSAFSLLESIVALLLFVVILFGVFSTALNVSKRSNAQYIDQMEEIDVQNALALIAARMQFDVSGIASSLKRGEAFVFQALNGGGEKFVLPQSCSSNQIILPKNHSLPIIDKIFVCGNGGCHTMRILQNIGGVVQVDGVGLKECKIAFAVQDVTLGLENDGRLLLDGELIASGIHTLQTQRIEEGLYQILICRKQCFYRDFRAGNIYEKL; this is encoded by the coding sequence ATGAAGTGTTTTATCAATACAAAATCAACTAGCAGTGCCTTTAGTTTGCTTGAGAGCATTGTCGCATTGTTGCTTTTTGTTGTCATTCTTTTTGGGGTGTTTTCCACAGCGTTAAATGTTTCCAAAAGATCCAATGCACAATATATAGATCAAATGGAAGAAATCGATGTGCAGAATGCTTTGGCATTGATTGCTGCAAGAATGCAGTTTGATGTCAGCGGCATAGCATCAAGCCTCAAAAGAGGAGAGGCATTTGTGTTTCAGGCATTGAATGGCGGGGGCGAAAAGTTTGTATTGCCACAATCTTGCTCTAGCAATCAGATCATTTTGCCCAAAAATCATTCTTTGCCCATCATAGACAAAATCTTTGTGTGTGGCAATGGAGGGTGCCACACAATGCGTATTTTGCAAAATATTGGTGGAGTGGTGCAGGTTGATGGTGTCGGGTTGAAGGAGTGCAAGATAGCGTTTGCTGTGCAGGATGTGACTCTTGGGCTAGAAAATGATGGGAGGCTTTTGCTTGATGGAGAGTTGATCGCTTCAGGGATACATACTTTGCAGACACAACGCATTGAAGAGGGGTTGTATCAAATCTTGATCTGCCGCAAACAATGCTTTTATAGGGATTTTAGGGCTGGAAATATTTATGAAAAACTCTAA
- a CDS encoding DUF4006 family protein, translated as MNRMFGINGILGMLILVVVLLSVVAFLGFRAWETQVAQVNNPYRLETPNQIQTESTQNAQYYQLVK; from the coding sequence ATGAATAGAATGTTTGGCATCAATGGAATTCTTGGGATGTTGATTTTGGTCGTAGTGTTGTTGAGTGTGGTTGCGTTTTTGGGCTTTCGAGCGTGGGAAACGCAAGTGGCACAAGTGAATAATCCTTATCGTTTGGAAACCCCCAATCAAATCCAAACAGAAAGCACTCAAAATGCACAATACTATCAACTTGTAAAATAG